A genomic segment from Streptomyces sp. HUAS 15-9 encodes:
- a CDS encoding WhiB family transcriptional regulator, translating into MDWRFRAECANEDPELFFPIGNTGPALIQIEEAKSCCRRCPVIETCLQWALESGQDSGVWGGLSEDERRSLKRRAARNRASQAKNKKGATA; encoded by the coding sequence ATGGACTGGCGATTCCGCGCCGAGTGCGCCAACGAGGACCCGGAGCTGTTCTTCCCCATCGGCAACACCGGCCCGGCCCTGATCCAAATCGAAGAGGCCAAATCGTGCTGCCGTCGATGCCCCGTCATCGAGACCTGTCTCCAGTGGGCGCTGGAGTCCGGCCAGGACTCCGGCGTGTGGGGAGGCCTGTCCGAGGACGAACGGCGCTCGCTGAAGCGGCGCGCCGCCCGCAACCGCGCCAGCCAGGCCAAGAACAAGAAGGGGGCGACGGCATGA
- a CDS encoding DUF2637 domain-containing protein, translating into MTIPADLVRSDAEPATDHFPAPDTPPALRADLHPEPVAETDDVPETTESASDSDPRTMRMLAVIAGVGGTVLAAIGFTGSYNTLRHLAESKHFGSFSYAFPIGIDAGILVLLALDLYMMRKRMPLPILRWAAHGLTAATVAFNAAAGGPVTDDPLAASMHGVIPVLFIIAVEAARHYIGRMADLLAGATPLGSVPLTRWILAPLSTPRLARRMRLYNLPYTVVAAQHQQLRIYREGLRQKYENDPRGWRKAASANEMLPFKLAPFGFSVERALGVPLVEETKRIEREAQAAVQRAEAEIQRVKTDVQLGAARIQAEVDKIRAEGQLKIARAEAEREAQAEIQRAEADFQLREAKRQHALKLAEDQAAAEAQELADETERRRTLAQIEREKVQASWGLEKQQMATQATEEERRIQADAAARAQQDELARQAGIAQEQQRLAEAEAARAKALEEAAEHERKEAEHRAATVNAAKQEQLDNEEIAASLARQEAAKEQAAELRARAAEHEARAVEAAAMARMSQVDWDTHRVAAMIQARGESAVTVRVISEELGISTGSAQDRKQRALQLLDEQDGGQTAQAA; encoded by the coding sequence ATGACGATCCCCGCGGACCTGGTCCGCTCCGACGCCGAACCGGCGACCGACCACTTCCCCGCCCCAGACACCCCGCCCGCCCTGCGGGCCGACCTCCACCCCGAGCCTGTAGCCGAGACGGACGACGTTCCGGAGACCACGGAATCCGCGTCGGACAGCGACCCGCGCACCATGCGGATGCTCGCCGTCATCGCCGGCGTCGGCGGCACGGTGCTCGCCGCGATCGGCTTCACCGGCTCCTACAACACCCTGCGCCACCTCGCGGAGAGCAAGCACTTCGGCAGCTTCTCCTACGCGTTCCCCATCGGGATCGACGCCGGGATCCTCGTGCTCCTGGCGCTCGATCTCTACATGATGCGCAAGCGGATGCCGCTGCCGATCCTGCGCTGGGCCGCCCACGGCCTGACAGCCGCCACGGTGGCCTTCAACGCAGCCGCCGGGGGGCCGGTGACGGACGACCCGCTCGCGGCGTCCATGCACGGCGTCATCCCGGTGCTGTTCATCATCGCCGTGGAGGCCGCCCGCCACTACATCGGCCGGATGGCCGACCTGCTGGCCGGCGCCACCCCGCTCGGGTCGGTCCCGCTGACCCGGTGGATCCTCGCCCCGCTGTCCACGCCCCGCCTCGCCCGCCGGATGCGGCTCTACAACCTCCCCTACACGGTGGTCGCTGCCCAACACCAGCAGCTGCGGATCTACCGCGAGGGCCTGCGCCAGAAGTACGAGAACGATCCGCGGGGCTGGCGCAAGGCGGCGTCCGCAAACGAGATGCTGCCGTTCAAGCTGGCGCCCTTCGGGTTCAGCGTGGAGCGCGCCCTCGGGGTGCCGCTGGTGGAGGAGACCAAGCGGATCGAGAGGGAGGCCCAGGCCGCTGTTCAGCGTGCCGAGGCCGAGATTCAGCGAGTCAAGACCGATGTTCAACTCGGGGCCGCTCGCATTCAAGCGGAGGTCGACAAGATCCGCGCCGAAGGTCAGCTGAAGATCGCCCGAGCCGAAGCGGAACGCGAGGCTCAGGCGGAGATTCAACGAGCCGAGGCGGACTTTCAACTCCGTGAGGCCAAGCGTCAGCACGCGCTCAAGCTCGCCGAGGACCAGGCCGCAGCCGAAGCGCAGGAGCTCGCCGACGAGACCGAGCGACGCCGCACCCTCGCCCAGATCGAACGGGAGAAGGTGCAGGCCAGCTGGGGTCTGGAGAAGCAGCAGATGGCCACGCAGGCCACCGAGGAAGAGCGCCGGATCCAGGCCGACGCGGCCGCCCGCGCCCAGCAGGACGAACTCGCCCGCCAGGCCGGAATCGCCCAGGAACAGCAGCGCCTGGCCGAGGCCGAAGCCGCCCGGGCGAAGGCCCTCGAAGAGGCCGCTGAACACGAGCGGAAGGAGGCTGAACACCGCGCCGCGACGGTGAACGCGGCCAAGCAGGAGCAGCTCGACAACGAGGAAATCGCCGCATCCCTCGCCCGCCAGGAGGCCGCGAAGGAACAGGCCGCTGAACTCCGCGCCCGCGCCGCTGAACACGAGGCGCGTGCGGTTGAAGCCGCCGCCATGGCCCGCATGAGCCAGGTCGACTGGGACACCCACCGGGTCGCCGCGATGATCCAGGCCCGAGGCGAGAGCGCGGTCACCGTCCGCGTCATCTCCGAGGAACTGGGCATCTCCACCGGCTCCGCCCAGGACCGCAAGCAGCGCGCGCTCCAGCTGCTGGACGAGCAGGACGGCGGTCAGACCGCCCAGGCGGCCTGA